The Desmonostoc muscorum LEGE 12446 genome includes a region encoding these proteins:
- a CDS encoding PfaD family polyunsaturated fatty acid/polyketide biosynthesis protein: protein MTTVDTVLSKHDNGLNFSTWFHNQNQVWKGSLESISFEQEAIKNKLMVLDKPCYVVKVAGKIGVTNEGYLSPTDNTTTTQIELLTFAPPVRIQQLGDPNFLSFHGVKYAYTTGAMAGGIASEEMVIALGKAQILSSFGAGGLSPDRLEAAINKIQQALPQGPYAFNLIHSPSEPAIERRAVDLYLKYQVKTVEASAFLDLTPNIVYYRVAGLGLNNANQIEIRNKVIAKISRREVATKFMQPAPPRILKELLEQGLITELQATLAAKVPMADDITVEADSGGHTDNRPLVCLLPSIVALRDEIQAQNHYQIPIRVGVAGGIGTPESALAGFMMGAAYVVTGSINQSCVESGACEHTKKLLAQAEMADMIMAPAADMFEMGVKLQVLKRGTMFPMRAQKLFELYRAYNSIEDIPLAEREKLEKQVFRKTLAEVWEGTAAYLSQRNPEKLGKAVNNPKLKMALIFRWYLGLSSRWSNSGEKGREVDYQIWCGPAMGSFNDWVRGTYLSDPNNRRVVDVAEQMMTGAAFLYRIQSLKIQGLQVSDYYSQYHPVRSTLMEI from the coding sequence GTGACAACCGTAGATACGGTACTAAGTAAACACGATAACGGACTGAACTTCTCTACTTGGTTTCATAACCAAAACCAAGTTTGGAAAGGTTCTTTAGAATCTATATCTTTTGAGCAAGAAGCCATCAAAAATAAATTGATGGTATTAGATAAACCTTGCTACGTCGTGAAAGTTGCTGGAAAAATCGGTGTCACAAACGAGGGGTATTTGTCCCCAACTGATAATACTACAACAACACAAATAGAACTGTTGACATTTGCGCCACCAGTCAGAATTCAACAGTTAGGAGATCCTAATTTCCTCTCATTTCATGGAGTGAAATATGCCTATACTACTGGTGCAATGGCTGGTGGTATCGCTTCGGAAGAAATGGTTATTGCACTGGGAAAAGCGCAAATCTTGAGTTCCTTTGGCGCAGGTGGTTTAAGTCCAGACCGTTTAGAAGCAGCCATTAACAAAATTCAACAAGCCTTACCCCAAGGCCCTTACGCATTTAATTTAATTCACAGTCCCAGCGAACCCGCAATTGAACGCCGTGCTGTAGATTTATACCTGAAATATCAGGTAAAAACAGTAGAAGCATCTGCATTTCTTGATTTGACTCCCAACATTGTCTACTATCGTGTAGCTGGCTTGGGATTAAATAACGCCAATCAAATTGAAATCAGAAATAAAGTCATTGCTAAAATTTCTCGGCGAGAAGTTGCTACTAAATTCATGCAACCAGCACCACCTAGAATTCTTAAAGAACTTCTAGAACAAGGGTTAATTACTGAGTTGCAAGCCACTCTCGCGGCTAAAGTTCCCATGGCTGATGATATTACCGTCGAAGCTGATTCTGGTGGTCATACAGATAACCGTCCCTTGGTTTGTTTGCTACCTTCTATTGTTGCTTTGCGGGATGAAATTCAAGCCCAAAATCATTACCAAATACCTATTCGAGTGGGAGTAGCGGGTGGAATTGGTACGCCAGAATCAGCATTAGCCGGTTTCATGATGGGTGCTGCTTATGTGGTAACTGGTTCTATTAATCAGTCATGTGTTGAATCTGGGGCTTGTGAACATACCAAAAAATTACTAGCCCAAGCAGAAATGGCTGATATGATAATGGCGCCAGCCGCAGATATGTTTGAAATGGGAGTCAAATTGCAAGTCCTCAAACGGGGTACAATGTTCCCCATGCGAGCGCAAAAATTATTTGAACTCTATCGCGCTTATAACTCAATTGAAGACATTCCTCTTGCAGAAAGAGAGAAATTAGAAAAACAAGTTTTTCGCAAAACTCTTGCTGAAGTTTGGGAAGGAACAGCGGCTTATTTGTCCCAAAGAAATCCAGAAAAATTGGGCAAAGCAGTCAATAATCCGAAGCTAAAAATGGCATTGATTTTCCGCTGGTATTTAGGATTATCTTCTCGGTGGTCTAATTCTGGTGAAAAAGGTCGAGAAGTCGATTATCAAATTTGGTGTGGGCCGGCAATGGGTAGCTTCAATGACTGGGTACGAGGTACTTACCTGTCTGACCCAAATAATCGCCGGGTAGTTGATGTTGCTGAGCAAATGATGACTGGCGCAGCCTTTTTATATCGCATCCAAAGTTTGAAAATTCAAGGGCTGCAAGTCTCTGATTATTACAGTCAGTATCACCCAGTTCGTTCTACATTAATGGAGATTTAA
- a CDS encoding BrnT family toxin, with protein sequence MINGVDDFEWDNNKAIANWQKYGVSFSQAIKAFNDPFAIERFDERENDEEERINLIGMCDGVLLHVTYTERGERIRLI encoded by the coding sequence ATGATAAATGGTGTAGATGACTTTGAATGGGATAATAACAAAGCCATTGCCAATTGGCAAAAGTATGGTGTTAGTTTTTCTCAGGCAATCAAAGCGTTTAACGACCCCTTTGCCATAGAACGGTTTGATGAGCGTGAAAATGATGAGGAAGAGCGTATCAACCTGATTGGTATGTGTGATGGAGTACTGTTGCATGTAACCTATACCGAACGGGGGGAGCGTATCCGGTTAATATGA
- the hetI gene encoding 4'-phosphopantetheinyl transferase HetI yields the protein MTAIHHLWLPAPTDLSLLPDEIHIWRINLEQPEPQLQHLRTTLSSDEIARAERFYFEEHRQRFIAGRGILRSILGRYLGIKPSEVQFNYQQRGKPILADSFADSGLEFNLSHSQELGLCAVNYKREIGVDLEYIRPVSDLEALAKRFFLTREYEMLRSLPSNQQQEVFFRYWTCKEAYLKATGDGISQLEEVEVFLTPTEPAKLQISEDWSLFELVPANNYVAAVAVANFGCNLKCWQY from the coding sequence ATGACTGCTATCCATCATCTTTGGCTACCTGCACCGACAGATTTAAGTTTATTACCGGATGAAATTCATATCTGGCGCATAAATCTTGAGCAACCGGAACCACAGTTGCAACATTTGAGAACAACCCTTTCCAGTGACGAAATTGCTCGTGCTGAACGATTTTATTTTGAGGAACATCGCCAGCGTTTCATCGCTGGGCGTGGTATTCTGCGAAGTATATTAGGTCGTTATTTGGGTATTAAGCCATCAGAAGTTCAGTTTAATTATCAACAGCGTGGCAAACCAATATTAGCAGATAGCTTTGCTGACAGTGGACTAGAGTTTAACTTGTCTCACTCCCAAGAATTAGGTTTGTGTGCAGTGAATTATAAGCGCGAAATTGGTGTAGATTTAGAATATATTCGTCCGGTTTCAGATTTAGAAGCTCTTGCCAAACGATTCTTTTTAACGAGAGAATATGAAATGTTGCGATCGCTCCCTTCAAACCAACAGCAAGAGGTATTTTTCCGTTACTGGACTTGCAAGGAAGCTTATTTAAAAGCAACTGGAGACGGAATATCCCAGCTAGAGGAAGTTGAAGTGTTCCTCACTCCCACAGAACCAGCCAAGTTACAGATATCAGAAGACTGGAGTCTTTTTGAATTAGTACCTGCCAATAATTATGTTGCTGCTGTTGCTGTAGCGAATTTTGGCTGCAACTTAAAATGTTGGCAATATTAA
- a CDS encoding SDR family NAD(P)-dependent oxidoreductase has product MNTTHQAQSKKTALITGAASGIGYELACIFAADDYNLVLVDKNGLKLGEIADKFQSKFGNFVKGIVKDLSISTSPEEIFTELQQANIKVDVLVNNAGFGIYGLFQETNLAAELEMLQVNLVCLTHLTKLFLQDMVKQGEGKILNVASAAAFQPGPLMAVYFATKAYILSFSEAIANELEGTGVTVTVLCPGSTESAFHQRTGMADSKMLKGKRMMDAQTVAEIGYRALMRGKTIVIPGFMNKLLAKSVRFVPRRIVTKIVRNMQEEK; this is encoded by the coding sequence ATGAACACAACACATCAAGCACAGAGCAAAAAAACTGCTCTTATTACTGGAGCAGCAAGTGGAATTGGTTACGAATTAGCGTGTATTTTTGCTGCTGATGATTACAATCTTGTCTTGGTAGATAAAAATGGGCTAAAGCTAGGAGAAATTGCAGATAAATTTCAGTCGAAATTCGGAAATTTCGTCAAAGGTATTGTTAAAGATTTATCGATATCAACCTCTCCAGAAGAAATTTTCACGGAATTGCAACAAGCCAATATTAAGGTTGATGTATTGGTAAATAATGCTGGATTTGGTATTTATGGATTATTTCAGGAAACCAATCTAGCTGCTGAGTTAGAAATGCTACAGGTAAATTTGGTGTGTCTCACCCATTTAACTAAGCTATTTCTCCAGGATATGGTTAAGCAAGGTGAAGGAAAAATATTAAACGTCGCCTCGGCTGCTGCTTTTCAACCAGGGCCTTTGATGGCGGTTTATTTTGCGACTAAGGCTTATATTTTATCGTTTTCAGAAGCGATCGCCAATGAATTAGAAGGTACAGGCGTCACTGTGACAGTTCTTTGCCCAGGTTCCACAGAATCAGCCTTTCATCAAAGAACGGGAATGGCAGACTCTAAAATGCTCAAGGGTAAGAGAATGATGGATGCACAAACAGTAGCCGAAATTGGTTATCGCGCCCTAATGAGAGGCAAAACCATTGTCATTCCTGGTTTCATGAATAAACTACTAGCAAAAAGTGTCAGATTTGTACCTAGAAGAATTGTGACGAAAATTGTCAGAAATATGCAGGAAGAGAAGTAG
- a CDS encoding thioester reductase domain-containing protein, with protein sequence MTLKQSLSAADIQIFLVSNLAQLLGVETAEIDIEENLENYGLDSAQAMILVGKLEKLLGFQPSPLLLWHYPSIAALSQRLAEEVQEDSGIQDTKVASSNANTAPVFLDLGAEAVLDPTIHPGAASNLPVGEPKNIFLTGGTGFLGAFVIRELLQETNADIYCLVRADNAEAGKTKLQNNLQQYAIWQEEFNSRIIPVVGDLSLPLLGLGLEQFQVLAAKIDSIYHSGALLNYVYPYSALKAANVLGTQEVLRLACQVKVKPVHYVSSVAVFESPAYAGQVVKEQDEFSHWEGIYLGYSQTKWVAEKLVKIAGDRGLPVTIYRPPLISGDSKTGICNTHDFINLMAKGCLQMGSFPDVEYMLDMSPVDYVSKAIVYLSRQKESIGKAFHLQHPQPAPLKILVDWIRSFGYSVEMIPYEKWQSELVNNVSSVDNPLYTLRPFLLERWSDEQLTIPDLYLQARRPHISCQDTLHALAGSSIVCPTIDSQLFMTYTAYLIQTGFLNIA encoded by the coding sequence ATGACTTTAAAACAGTCTTTGAGCGCAGCAGATATTCAGATTTTTTTAGTATCTAACTTAGCCCAGTTGCTAGGAGTAGAAACTGCTGAAATAGATATCGAAGAAAATTTAGAAAACTATGGTTTAGATTCTGCCCAGGCAATGATTCTAGTAGGTAAATTAGAAAAATTGCTCGGATTTCAACCATCTCCCCTACTGTTATGGCATTACCCAAGTATTGCTGCACTTTCACAGCGTTTAGCTGAAGAAGTGCAAGAAGATTCAGGGATTCAAGATACAAAGGTGGCATCTTCTAACGCTAATACTGCCCCCGTGTTTTTAGATTTAGGTGCCGAGGCTGTTCTCGACCCCACCATTCATCCTGGTGCTGCTTCTAATCTACCTGTAGGTGAACCTAAAAACATCTTTTTAACTGGAGGAACAGGCTTTTTAGGAGCTTTTGTCATCCGGGAATTACTACAAGAAACCAACGCGGATATCTATTGTTTAGTCCGTGCTGATAATGCTGAAGCCGGTAAGACTAAACTGCAAAATAATCTGCAACAATATGCAATTTGGCAGGAAGAGTTTAATTCTAGAATTATTCCTGTTGTCGGCGATTTATCTCTACCATTATTAGGTCTTGGCTTAGAACAATTTCAAGTCTTAGCTGCCAAAATTGATAGTATCTATCATAGCGGTGCTTTGCTGAATTATGTTTACCCCTACTCGGCATTGAAGGCTGCTAACGTTCTGGGAACTCAAGAAGTTTTAAGATTAGCATGTCAAGTTAAAGTCAAGCCTGTACATTACGTTTCTAGTGTTGCTGTTTTTGAATCACCTGCTTATGCTGGTCAGGTTGTCAAAGAACAGGATGAATTTAGTCATTGGGAAGGTATTTATCTCGGTTACTCTCAAACTAAATGGGTAGCTGAAAAGTTAGTTAAAATCGCTGGTGACCGAGGACTTCCTGTAACTATCTATCGCCCACCTCTGATTTCTGGAGACAGTAAAACAGGCATTTGTAACACCCATGACTTTATCAATTTGATGGCCAAAGGTTGTCTACAAATGGGAAGTTTTCCCGATGTAGAATATATGTTAGATATGTCTCCCGTAGACTATGTTAGTAAAGCCATTGTCTATCTATCACGCCAAAAAGAATCCATAGGTAAGGCTTTCCATCTACAACATCCCCAACCTGCACCTTTGAAAATCTTAGTTGACTGGATACGTTCTTTTGGTTATTCCGTTGAGATGATTCCCTACGAAAAATGGCAATCAGAGTTAGTCAATAATGTGTCTTCTGTAGACAATCCTTTATACACTCTGCGACCCTTTTTACTGGAACGCTGGTCTGATGAACAACTGACTATTCCTGATTTATACTTGCAAGCTAGAAGACCCCATATTAGCTGCCAAGATACCCTCCATGCACTAGCAGGAAGTTCTATTGTTTGTCCAACCATTGACTCTCAATTGTTTATGACTTATACTGCCTATTTGATTCAAACAGGTTTCTTGAATATCGCTTAG
- a CDS encoding YheT family hydrolase: MMCYTPPYNPSWFLQNGVIMTVHTALCGKRYWETKTQDPEPSYHEQIFIGAQGVPIFGLVAIPENAHSTIIGTYGITGELETQWYLRVLGRKAFAQGYAVVLFDWRAHGKTAELSPTLTSDGLYEGEDYVRIAAAAKAMGCPGKFWFTGFSLGGQLALWGVKVAGEVIKEYEDLGLEDSDIGGGMVICPSLDSERSLSYLVAKPFGRYLEAGIARDLKKLAWRLHDTHPGSFDAAAIERANSIWGFDNELVINRLGFSSVEAYYQASSALKILPQISKPTLIIYAADDPLFDPAIIPELQVACDNNPAIDLLLTQYGGHVGYLSSKKCQQQIKDPDIWWAWNRILQWLEQKRTE, encoded by the coding sequence ATGATGTGTTATACTCCCCCCTACAATCCGTCTTGGTTTTTACAAAATGGTGTGATCATGACTGTACACACTGCTTTGTGCGGCAAGCGTTATTGGGAAACTAAAACTCAAGACCCAGAACCTTCTTATCACGAACAAATTTTTATCGGTGCCCAAGGTGTGCCAATTTTTGGCTTGGTTGCCATCCCGGAAAATGCTCATAGTACGATTATCGGTACTTATGGGATTACAGGAGAGTTAGAAACACAATGGTATTTGAGGGTATTAGGACGTAAGGCTTTCGCTCAAGGATATGCTGTGGTGTTATTTGATTGGCGTGCCCACGGCAAAACAGCCGAATTGTCGCCGACTCTAACTTCCGATGGTCTTTACGAGGGGGAAGATTATGTTCGCATCGCTGCGGCTGCTAAGGCAATGGGATGTCCGGGGAAATTTTGGTTTACAGGGTTTTCTTTGGGAGGACAATTGGCGCTGTGGGGCGTGAAAGTTGCTGGGGAAGTAATTAAGGAGTATGAAGATTTAGGGTTAGAAGATAGCGATATTGGTGGTGGTATGGTGATTTGTCCGAGTTTGGATTCAGAGCGATCGCTATCTTATCTAGTTGCAAAACCTTTTGGCAGATATTTGGAAGCCGGAATTGCCAGGGATTTAAAAAAACTGGCGTGGCGACTACATGATACACATCCCGGAAGCTTTGACGCTGCGGCCATTGAACGGGCGAATAGCATCTGGGGATTTGACAATGAATTGGTAATTAATCGACTAGGTTTTTCTTCTGTAGAGGCATATTACCAAGCTAGTAGTGCTTTAAAAATATTGCCGCAAATCTCAAAACCAACTTTGATTATTTATGCCGCCGATGACCCACTTTTTGACCCAGCTATTATACCGGAATTACAAGTTGCTTGCGATAATAATCCGGCAATAGATTTGTTACTCACTCAGTACGGGGGTCATGTTGGCTATTTGAGTAGTAAAAAGTGCCAACAACAAATAAAAGACCCTGACATTTGGTGGGCATGGAATCGGATTTTACAGTGGTTGGAACAAAAGCGAACAGAGTAG
- a CDS encoding response regulator transcription factor — translation MPRILVIDDDPAISELVAVNLEMAGYDVSQAEDGIKGQALALQLQPDLIMLDLMLPRVDGFTVCQRLRRDDRTAEIPVLMLTALSQTQDKVEGFNAGADDYLTKPFEVEELLARVRALLRRTDRIPQAAKHSEILNYGSLTLVPERFEAIWFNETVKLTHLEFELLHCLLQRHGQTVSPSEILREVWGYDPDDDIETIRVHIRHLRTKLEPDPRHPRYIKTVYGAGYCLELPSIPPAAEGASVTVVE, via the coding sequence ATGCCGAGGATTCTTGTCATAGACGATGACCCAGCGATTTCAGAACTAGTTGCCGTCAACTTGGAAATGGCTGGCTACGATGTTAGTCAAGCTGAAGACGGCATCAAAGGTCAAGCGCTGGCTCTCCAGCTACAACCAGACTTGATCATGCTCGATCTGATGCTGCCCAGAGTAGATGGATTTACAGTTTGCCAACGCCTGCGCCGCGACGATCGCACCGCCGAGATTCCCGTGTTAATGTTGACGGCGTTGAGCCAAACTCAGGACAAGGTGGAAGGCTTTAACGCTGGCGCAGATGACTACCTCACCAAGCCTTTTGAAGTTGAAGAACTGCTAGCGCGGGTGCGGGCACTTTTGCGACGTACCGACCGCATTCCCCAAGCAGCCAAACACAGTGAGATTCTCAACTATGGCTCACTCACCCTCGTTCCCGAAAGATTTGAGGCCATCTGGTTCAACGAGACAGTGAAATTGACTCACTTGGAATTTGAGCTACTTCACTGCTTACTGCAACGCCACGGTCAAACAGTTTCCCCCAGCGAAATCCTCAGAGAAGTTTGGGGCTACGATCCTGATGACGACATTGAAACAATTCGAGTCCATATTCGTCACTTACGAACCAAGCTAGAACCAGATCCTCGCCACCCCCGCTACATCAAGACAGTGTATGGTGCTGGATACTGTCTGGAGTTACCGAGTATACCTCCAGCCGCAGAGGGAGCTTCCGTAACAGTGGTGGAATAA
- a CDS encoding helix-turn-helix domain-containing protein, whose amino-acid sequence MHKDGTVVEVLPDGSERPFPEQLMRHTTEEEIHAAAVSDPDARPMTEAELRNARRVPRTKTIRRALRLTQEEFAARYQIPLGTLRDWEQGRSEPDQTAKAYLKVIAANPDAIYQALQVTPH is encoded by the coding sequence ATGCACAAGGATGGGACGGTGGTTGAAGTATTGCCTGATGGTAGCGAGCGACCATTTCCAGAACAGCTTATGCGTCACACGACTGAAGAAGAAATTCACGCGGCGGCTGTTAGTGACCCTGATGCTCGTCCGATGACAGAAGCTGAGTTACGCAACGCCAGACGTGTTCCCCGCACTAAAACCATACGCCGCGCATTGCGATTGACCCAGGAGGAATTTGCAGCGCGTTACCAGATCCCCCTTGGCACGTTGCGGGACTGGGAGCAAGGACGCAGCGAGCCAGACCAGACTGCAAAGGCATACCTCAAGGTTATTGCTGCCAATCCCGATGCCATCTATCAGGCATTGCAGGTTACTCCCCATTAA